ACAGGATGATCTTTTCACCCGCAATGCGCCCTTCAGCGGCCCAGCCCTGAAAGCGCACGCGCCACGGGTCGAATCGATGCACTTCCGCGATCGCGTCCGCCGCCATGAAGCCGACATTGTGTCGCTGCATGGCATAGGAAGCACCCGGATTGCCGAGGCCGACCCAGAGTTGCACCGCTGCTCCTGAAAACTGTCGCCCCGGCATATAACCGGGGCGAGCAGTAAATTAAGCTGCGGGGGTTTCGCCCTCGGCAGCAGCTTCGTCTTCGTCGCCTTCGCTCGACTTGAGCGCCGACGGAGCAACGATCGTTGCGATCGTGAAATCGTCGTCGTGGACCGTCGATGTTACGCCCTTGGGGAGCGTCACAGCCGAAATGTGGATCGTATCGCCGACTTCATAGCCGGTGAGGTCGATCAGGATCTGGTCGGGGATTTCAGCCGCGTCGCACGACAGTTCAAGCTCGTGCGCAACGATGTTCAGAACGCCGCCACGCTTGATGCCGGGGGATGCTTCTTCGTTCTCGAAATGCACAGGCACGTTGACCGTGACCTTCGCATGTTCCGAAATACGCAGGAAATCTGCATGAAGCGGACGTTCAGTCACAGGGTGGAACGACACGTCCTTGGGCAGGGTGCGCACGCTGGCACCACCGATCTGGATCATGACGACCGAATTCATGAAATGTCCGGTGTGAAGCGCCTTCATCAGCATCTTTTCTTCAAGATGCACGACGGTCGGTTCTTCATTGTTGCCATAGATTACGGCAGGAACGCGGCCTTCACGACGCAAAGCACGGGAGGCTCCCTTGCCTGCCCGCTCGCGCGTTTCGGCCGACAGAGTCAGCTGATCGCTCATATTAAGTCTCCAATTACCCGCCACGCCTCCAGGGATGACCATGGTCCGGGGAGCGGCGCGCATACCCGCGAAGGCGGCGAAAATCAACTTATAGGTGAAAACTACCTTTGAAGTTGAAAGTTATTGGAGTCGAACCGCCTTGATTCCCTTCGCCGCCAGCATCGCCTCGACCGAATCGGGGCCAGCCAGATGCCCCGCGCCTACTGCCATGAACACCGTTCCCGGCTTCGCCATCCGCGCCTGTATCCATGCCGCCCAATTCGCATTCCGACGCCGCAATAACGCTTCGCTCAATTCTGGCGATAGCTTCAGTTCGTCGTCGAACGTCAACGCAATCTGTTTCACATCGCCCGCGCTCCATGCCGCGATCATTTTGTTGAACTCTGCCTCCGCGTTCGAATCATCGTCGGCAATGCTCACCAGAAACGTGCGCTGCGCCGCTTCCGGCAGGGCGTCAAAATAACCGAGCTGCTGCGTCGGTGTTTCCAATCCCGCGACTGGCTTGTGAACCGCCGCAAACCGCGCAGTCAGCACTTTTTCCGCACCATATTCCGCGCTGGCGTTTAGATCCCTTAGTCCTGCCGAGGCGAGTGTCAGCGCGGCCGCCCATGTTTTGAATTTGTCGAGCACCGCCATCGGCACGCCAGCTTTATCCACGACCTTCTGCAAGGCGGCCCGCTTGTTTGCAGGCACCCTATCGAGCAACGGTGGCAGATTCGGACTAACCCCCAGTTGCACCATGATAGCGGCCGTCTTCGCGGGGTCGGGGTCCAGCACTGTTTCCAGCATCAGCGTATCCGAAGCACGGATCGCCTTGTCGATCTTTGGTGACTGCCAGGCCAGATCCTTTGGCAGCAGGTGGATGGTGCCGAACAAATAGATTGTCGTGTCCGCATCGGAAACTTTCCACAGCGCCGGTTGCACGCGCTGGCCGGAAACCGGGGGAGCGGCTTCGGTCTGATTGCTCCTGCAGGACAGGAGGGCGAGCGCCGCCAACGCGACAAATACGATACGCTTCATGAGAGGTCGCCTAGCCGATTGCTTGACCCGCCGCGACCCCCAAGGCAAAGGCTCGCGACAACTTTTTGCACCTGCGAAGGAACCCCCAAGCGTGGCCCAACCTCTCAGCTTTCAAAAGCTGATCCTGAAGCTCCATGAATATTGGGGCGATCGTGGCTGCGTGATTCTGCAACCATATGATATGGAAATGGGCGCGGGGACGTTTCATACCGCGACCACCCTGCGTGCGCTCGGTCCCGATCCGTGGAACGCCGCATTCGTGCAGCCCTGCCGCCGTCCGACCGACGGACGCTATGGTGAAAACCCGAACCGGTTGGGCGCGTATTATCAGTATCAGGTGATCCTGAAGCCGAGTCCGTCCAATTTGCAGGAACTATACCTCGGCAGTCTGGCCGCAATCGGTATCGACCCGCTGAAGCACGACATTCGCTTTGTGGAGGACGACTGGGAGTCGCCGACGCTCGGTGCCTGGGGCCTTGGCTGGGAAGTCTGGTGTGATGGTATGGAAGTGACGCAGTTCACTTACTTTCAGCAGATGGGCGGCTTCGACTGTAAGCCGGTGTCGGGCGAGCTGACTTACGGGCTGGAGCGTCTGGCGATGTATGTCCAGAACAAGGATTCGATCTTCGACCTCGATTACAACGGGGCAGGGGTGACCTATGGCGACGTCTTCCTTGAGAACGAACGCGAGATGAGCGCCTATAATTTCGAGGCGGCGAACACAGACAATCTGTTCAAATCATTCACTTTCGCCGCAGACGAGGCGAAGGCGATGATCGAGCGCAACTTGCCGATCCCCGCCTATGAACAGGCGATCAAGGCCAGCCACATCTTCAATACTCTGCAAGCACGCGGGGTTATCTCGGTCGCCGAGCGTGCCGCCTATATGGGTCGCGTGCGTGAACTGGCGAAGGGTGCCTGCGCTAGCTGGATGGAAAAGAACGGATGGTCGGCATGACGCCTTTCCTCCTCGAACTTCGCTCCGAAGAAATCCCCGCGCGGATGCAGATCAAGGCGGCCGACGACCTTGCGCGCTTGTTTGCCGAAGAACTCGCCAAATCAGGTCTCAAAGCCGAAGCGTTTGAAACTTTCGTCACGCCGCGGCGCCTGACCCTAATCGCACGCGGCCTGCCGGTCGAGACGCAATCGGTGAGCGAAGAACGCAAAGGGCCGCGCGCCAACGCCCCTGAACAGGCGCTCGCCGGGTTCCTGCGTTCCACAGGCCTGACGCGGGACCAGTTGGTCGAACGCGACGGCGTGTTTTTCGCGGTGATCGAAAAGCCCGGTCGCCCAACCGCAGCCGTGCTTGCCGAAGCCATCCCCGCCATCGTCCGCGCCTTTCCCTGGCCGAAGTCGATGCGCTGGGGGGCGGCGTCGCTCAGTACTGAGTCGCTGAAATGGGTCCGTCCATTGCAGGGTATCGTCGCACTGTTCGGCGAAACTATCGTCCCGTTTGAAATTGACGGAACGACAAGCGGCGCGACTACGCTCGGCCATCGTTTCCACCACAGCGGCCCAATCACCATCGGCAGCGCCGACGATTACGCCGAAAAACTGCGGATGTGCCATGTCATCGTCGACCATAGCGAGCGCATGACCGTAATCCGCGAGGGCGCGACCGCCGCCGCGACTGCCGCCGGACTGACGCTGGTTCCCGACGAAGGACTGGTCGCCGAAAACGCCGGGCTGACCGAATGGCCGGTGCCCTTGCTCGGGCGTTTTGACCCCGAGTTTCTGACCGTCCCACGTGAAGTGATCCAGCTCACCATGCGGACCAACCAGAAGTATTTTGCTTGCACCAATGCGGAAGGGGTGTTGGCAAACGCGTTCATTTGCACGGCCAATATCGAAGCCAGCGACGGAGGGGCAGGGATCGTCGCCGGAAACCAGAAGGTGCTTGCCGCGCGATTGAGCGATGCGAAATTCTTCTGGGAACAAGATCTGAAGGTTCCGCTCGAGGAACAAGCCAAGAAACTGTCGCAGATCGTGTTTCATGAGAAGCTGGGCACGGTTGCCGACAAGGTTGACCGCGTAGCCAAGCTGGCGCGGTGGTTGGTCGAAGAGGGCATAGTTCCCGGTCAAGGCGACAAAACACAGCTTGCCGATCTGGCTGAAACCGCAGCGCACCTCTGCAAAGCCGACCTCGTTACCGGCATGGTCGGGGAGTTCCCCGAACTTCAGGGCATAATGGGCGGCTATTATGCAGCAGCACAGGGGCATGACCCGCAAGTCGCCGATGCGATTCGCGATCATTACAAGCCGGTCGGGCAGGGCGATGATGTGCCGACTGCTCCAGTGACGGTGGCGGTGAGTTTGGCAGATAAATTGGATAGTCTTTCCGGGTTTTACGCAATTGGTGAGAAGCCAACAGGGTCGAAAGATCCCTTCGCGCTTAGGCGAGCAGCGTTAGGGATTGTCGCGCTCATCGAAAAGAATGGCCTCAGCTATTCAGTTTCTAAAATCTTGAGGGTGGCTGGCCATCCGTTCGCAGAAAGCAATGCTGGATCGAGCGCATCGTTCAATCAATTGCTTGATTTCACTATCGACCGCCTAAAAGTCCAGCAGCGGGAAGCAGGTGTCCGCCATGACCTAATCGACGCAGTTTTTGCGCTAGGTGGCGAGGACAATCTCGTTCGCCTTCTCGCTCGCGTGAAGGCATTGCAGGCTTTTGTAATCACGTCAGAAGGCGCAAACCTCTTAGCCGGGTACAAACGCGCGTCAAATATTCTGAAAAAAGAAGTGCTAGACCTAAGTATTTCCATTCAATCCTACACTCGCGAACCCGCCGAACAGTCCCTCATCGACGCACTCGACGCCGCTGAACCCCTCGCCACCGCAGCCATCGCCCGTGAAGATTTTGAAGCTGCGATGTCCGCCTTGGCGACCCTGCGCGCACCGATCGATGCGTTCTTTGAAACCGTTACTGTTAACGACCCGGCTCCCGAAAAACGCGATGCGCGTTTGAAATTGCTTGCCCGCGTGCGTGACGCCGTTCACCGCATGGCCGATTTTTCGAAGATCGAAGGGTGATCGCAGAATTGCTGCCCATTCGGTGCAAACTTAAGCCCAGTAAGGACTTCCCATGACCCAATATGTGTACCGTTTCGGTGGCGGCATTTCTGAAGGGAATCAGGAGAAAACCCTGCTTGGGGGCAAGGGCGCAAACCTCGATGGGATGGCGTCGATCGGTCTGCCTGTCCCGCCGGGCTTCACAATTTCGACGCCGATGTGCGCGCGTTATTATGAGGAGGGAGAGGCTTTCCCTGCCGAACTCAACCCGCAGGTCGCCGACGGCATCGCGCATATCGAGGGGATAACCGGCAAGAAGTTCGGTGATCCTGCCGATCCATTGCTGGTGTCGGTCCGATCCGGCGCGCGCGTTTCGATGCCGGGAATGATGGACACCGTCCTCAATCTCGGCCTCAACGATGTCACGGTTCAGGGGCTTTCCGCAACATCCGGTGACGCGCGTTTTGCGTGGGACAGCTATCGCCGTTTTATCCAGATGTATGCCGACGTTGTCCTTGGCCTCGATCACGGTGCGTTCGAAGAAGCTCTGGAAATTGCCAAGGAAGACAAGGGCGTCACTCTCGACACCGAGTTGACGGCAGCCAATCTGGAGGCGCTGGTCGTCGAATACCTGCGCTTGGTTGAGGAACTTTGGGGAAAGCCGTTCCCCCAGGATGTTCATGCTCAGCTTTGGGGTGCGGTGGGCGCCGTATTCGGGTCATGGCAATCCGAGCGGGCAAAGGTTTATCGCCGCATCAACAGCATTCCGCATGACTGGGGCACGGCGGTCAATGTGCAGGCGATGGTGTTCGGCAACATGGGCGAAACCTCGGCAACCGGAGTCGCATTCACGCGCGATCCGGCGAACGGCGAGCGGGCTTATTATGGCGAATATCTGATCAACGCGCAGGGTGAGGACGTTGTCGCCGGCATCCGTACACCGCAATATCTGACGACTGCAGCGCGCGAGCGGGCGAAAGCCAA
This genomic stretch from Sphingomonas paeninsulae harbors:
- a CDS encoding 50S ribosomal protein L25/general stress protein Ctc — its product is MSDQLTLSAETRERAGKGASRALRREGRVPAVIYGNNEEPTVVHLEEKMLMKALHTGHFMNSVVMIQIGGASVRTLPKDVSFHPVTERPLHADFLRISEHAKVTVNVPVHFENEEASPGIKRGGVLNIVAHELELSCDAAEIPDQILIDLTGYEVGDTIHISAVTLPKGVTSTVHDDDFTIATIVAPSALKSSEGDEDEAAAEGETPAA
- a CDS encoding TraB/GumN family protein, whose amino-acid sequence is MKRIVFVALAALALLSCRSNQTEAAPPVSGQRVQPALWKVSDADTTIYLFGTIHLLPKDLAWQSPKIDKAIRASDTLMLETVLDPDPAKTAAIMVQLGVSPNLPPLLDRVPANKRAALQKVVDKAGVPMAVLDKFKTWAAALTLASAGLRDLNASAEYGAEKVLTARFAAVHKPVAGLETPTQQLGYFDALPEAAQRTFLVSIADDDSNAEAEFNKMIAAWSAGDVKQIALTFDDELKLSPELSEALLRRRNANWAAWIQARMAKPGTVFMAVGAGHLAGPDSVEAMLAAKGIKAVRLQ
- a CDS encoding glycine--tRNA ligase subunit alpha; its protein translation is MAQPLSFQKLILKLHEYWGDRGCVILQPYDMEMGAGTFHTATTLRALGPDPWNAAFVQPCRRPTDGRYGENPNRLGAYYQYQVILKPSPSNLQELYLGSLAAIGIDPLKHDIRFVEDDWESPTLGAWGLGWEVWCDGMEVTQFTYFQQMGGFDCKPVSGELTYGLERLAMYVQNKDSIFDLDYNGAGVTYGDVFLENEREMSAYNFEAANTDNLFKSFTFAADEAKAMIERNLPIPAYEQAIKASHIFNTLQARGVISVAERAAYMGRVRELAKGACASWMEKNGWSA
- the glyS gene encoding glycine--tRNA ligase subunit beta; translation: MTPFLLELRSEEIPARMQIKAADDLARLFAEELAKSGLKAEAFETFVTPRRLTLIARGLPVETQSVSEERKGPRANAPEQALAGFLRSTGLTRDQLVERDGVFFAVIEKPGRPTAAVLAEAIPAIVRAFPWPKSMRWGAASLSTESLKWVRPLQGIVALFGETIVPFEIDGTTSGATTLGHRFHHSGPITIGSADDYAEKLRMCHVIVDHSERMTVIREGATAAATAAGLTLVPDEGLVAENAGLTEWPVPLLGRFDPEFLTVPREVIQLTMRTNQKYFACTNAEGVLANAFICTANIEASDGGAGIVAGNQKVLAARLSDAKFFWEQDLKVPLEEQAKKLSQIVFHEKLGTVADKVDRVAKLARWLVEEGIVPGQGDKTQLADLAETAAHLCKADLVTGMVGEFPELQGIMGGYYAAAQGHDPQVADAIRDHYKPVGQGDDVPTAPVTVAVSLADKLDSLSGFYAIGEKPTGSKDPFALRRAALGIVALIEKNGLSYSVSKILRVAGHPFAESNAGSSASFNQLLDFTIDRLKVQQREAGVRHDLIDAVFALGGEDNLVRLLARVKALQAFVITSEGANLLAGYKRASNILKKEVLDLSISIQSYTREPAEQSLIDALDAAEPLATAAIAREDFEAAMSALATLRAPIDAFFETVTVNDPAPEKRDARLKLLARVRDAVHRMADFSKIEG